The following is a genomic window from Neodiprion lecontei isolate iyNeoLeco1 chromosome 4, iyNeoLeco1.1, whole genome shotgun sequence.
GTTGATTCTGTTTGGACACTGCCTGTTATAGTTGTTGCCGATTCGCTTGTACCCGTTTCAGTGGTTGTTTCACTCGTTGATGGAGTTGTTGATAAAACAGTTGAACCCGTTTCAGTTGTCGTAAAATCAGTAGTTGTTTCGCTCACTGATGTAGTTGTCGGTGATTCAGTTGATTCTGTTTGGACACTGCCTGTTATAGTTGTTGCCGATTCGCTTGTACCCGTTTCAGTGGTTGTTTCACTCGTTGATGGAGTTGTTGATAAAACAGTTGAACCCGTTTCAGTTGTCGTAAAATCAGTAGTTGTTTCGCTCACTGATGTAGTTGTCGGTGATTCAGTTGATTCTGTTTGGACACTGCCTGTTATAGTTGTTGCCGATTCGCTTGTACCCGTTTCAGTGGTTGTTTCACTCGTTGATGGAGTTGTTGATGAAACAGTTGAACCCGTTTCAGTTGTCGTAAAATCAGTAGTTGTTTCGCTCACTGATGTAGTTGTCGGTGATTCAGTTGATTCTGTTTGGACACTGCCTGTTATAGTTGTTGCCGATTCGCTTGTACCCGTTTCAGTGGTTGTTTCACTCGTTGATGGAGTTGTTGATGAAACAGTTGAACCCGTTTCAGTTGTCGTAAAATCAGTAGTTGTTTCGCTCACTGATGTAGTTGTCGGTGATTCAGTTGATTCTGTTTGGACACTGCCTGTTATAGTTGTTGCCGATTCGCTTGTACCCGTTTCAGTGGTTGTTTCACTCGTTGATGGAGTTGTTGATAAAACAGTTGAACCCGTTTCAGTTGTCGTAAAATCAGTAGTTGTTTCGCTCACTGATGTAGTTGTCGGTGATTCAGTTGATTCTGTTTGGACACTGCCTGTTATAGTTGTTGCCGATTCGCTTGTACCCGTTTCAGTGGTTGTTTCACTCGTTGATGGAGTTGTTGATAAAACAGTTAAACCCGTTTCAGTTGTCGTAAAATCAGTAGTTGTTTCGCTCACTGATGTAGTTGTCGGTGATTCAGTTGATTCTGTTTGGACACTGCCTGTTATAGTTGTTGCCGATTCGCTTGTACTCGTTTCAGTGGTTGTTTCACTCGTTGATGGAGTTGTTGATAAAACAGTTGAACCCGTTTCAGTTGTGGTAAAATCAGTAGTTGTTTCGCTCACTGATGTAGTTGTCGGTGATTCAGTTGATTCTGTTTGGACACTGCCTGTTATAGTTGTTGCCGATTCGCTTGTACCCGTTTCAGTGGTTGTTTCACTCGTTGATGGAGTTGTTGATGAAACAGTTGAACCCGTTTCAGTTGTCGTAAAATCAGTAGTTGTTTCGCTCACTGATGTAGTTGTCGGTGATTCAGTTGATTCTGTTTGGACACTGCCTGTTATAGTTGTTGCCGATTCGCTTGTACCCGTTTCAGTGGTTGTTTCACTCGTTGATGGAGTTGTTGATAAAACAGTTGAACCCGTTTCAGTTGTCGTAAAATCAGTAGTTGTTTCGCTCACTGATGTAGTTGTCGGTGATTCAGTTGATTCTGTTTGGACACTGCCTGTTATAGTTGTTGCCGATTCGCTTGTACCCGTTTCAGTGGTTGTTTCACTCGTTGATGGAGTTGTTGATAAAACAGTTGAACCCGTTTCAGTTGTCGTAAAATCAGTAGTTGTTTCGCTCACTGATGTAGTTGTCGGTGATTCAGTTGATTCTGTTTGGATACTGCCTGTTATAGTTGTTGCCGATTCGCTTGTACCCGTTTCAGTGGTTGTTTCACTCGTTGATGGAGTTGTTGATAAAACAGTTGAACCTGTTTCAGTTGTCGTAAAATCAGTAGTTGTTTCGCTCACTGATGTAGTTGTCGGTGATTCAGTTGATTCTGTTTGGACACTGCCTGTTATAGTTGGTGCCGATTCGCTTGTACCCGTTTCAGTGGTTGTTTCACTCGTTGATGGAGTTGTTGATAAAACAGTTGAACCCGTTTCAGTTGTCGTAAAATCAGTAGTTGTTTCGCTCACTGATGTAGTTGTCGGTGATTCAGTTGATTCTGTTTGGACACTGCCTGTTATAGTTGTTGCCGATTCGCTTGTACCCGTTTCAGTGGTTGTTTCACTCGTTGATGGAGTTGTTGATAAAACAGTTGAACCCGTTTCAGTTGTCGTAAAATCAGTAGTTGTTTCGCTTACTGATGTAGTTGTCGGTGATTCAGTTGATTCTGTTTGGGCACTGCCTGTTATAGTTGTTGCCGATTCGCTTGTACTCGTTTCAGTGGTTGTTTCACTCGTTGATGGAGTTGTTGATAAAACAGTTGAACCCGTTTCAGTTGTCGTAAAATCAGTAGTTGTTTCGCTCACTGATGTAGTTGTCGGTGATTCAGTTGATTCTGTTTGGGCACTGCCTGTTATAGTTGGTGCCGATTCGCTTGTACCCGTTTCAGTGGTTGTTTCACTCGTTGATGGAGTTGTTGATAAAACAGTTGAACCCGTTTCAGTTGTCGTAAAATCAGTAGTTGTTTCGCTCACTGATGTAGTTGTCGGTGATTCAGTTGATTCTGTTTGGACACTGCCTGTTATAGTTGTTGCCGATTCGCTTGTACCCGTTTCAGTGGTTGTTTCACTCGTTGATGGAGTTGTTGATAAAACAGTTGAACCCGTTTCAGTTGTCGTAAAATCAGTAGTTGTTTCGCTTACTGATGTAGTTGTCGGTGATTCAGTTGATTCTGTTTGGGCACTGCCTGTTATAGTTGTTGCCGATTCGCTTGTACTCGTTTCAGTGGTTGTTTCACTCGTTGATGGAGTTGTTGATAAAACAGTTGAACCCGTTTCAGTTGTCGTAAAATCAGTAGTTGTTTCGCTCACTGATGTAGTTGTCGGTGATTCAGTTGATTCTGTTTGGGCACTGCCTGTTATAGTTGTTGCCGATTCGCTTGTACTCGTTTCAGTGGTTGTTTCACTCGTTGATGGAGTTGTTGATAAAACAGTTGAACCCGTTTCAGTTGTCGTAAAATCAGTAGTTGTTTCGCTCACTGATGTAGTTGTCGGTGATTCAGTTGATTCTGTTTGGATACTGCCTGTTACAGTTGTTGCCGATTCGCTTGTACCCGTTTCAGTGGTTGTTTCACTCGTTGATGGAGTTGTTGATAAAACAGTTGAACCCGTTTCAGTTGTCGTAAAATCAGTAGTTGTTTCGCTCACTGATGTAGTTGTCGGTGATTCAGTTGATTCTGTTTGGACACTGCCTGTTATAGTTGTTGCCGATTCGCTTGTACTCGTTTCAGTGGTTGTTTCACTCGTTGATGGAGTTGTTGATAAAACAGTTGAACCCGTTTCAGTTGTCGTAAAATCAGTAGTTGTTTCGCTCACTGATGTAGTTGTCGGTGATTCAGTTGATTCTGTTTGGACATTGGCTGTTATAGTTGTTGCCGATTCGCTTGTACCCGTTTCAGTGGTTGTTGTGGTTGTTGAAGTAGTAGGTGCCTCAAATCCCTGTACAGTCGTTGTAATAGTTGAATCCGATTCAGTTGTTGCTCCATTCCCCGTTGCAGAAGTCGATAGCTCAGTGGAATCTGTTAGAGATGTCGTAGATTCTGCAGTGGTCGCAGATTGAGCCGACAgttctattgaaaatttcaatgattGTCAATGAAATTGAATCTCGCCTATCTCTAACTTCAACattgaaaagtaaaacagTATTTTTGTATCAAAATCGCGCCTGTTGTTATAAACGGTCCAGCGTGAGCTGAGTTATAATTTTCGCACAGTGTGTAACGCGGTATTCACTATATTATTCGGTTATTTTCTctgtctaacaataagtatcAACCCGAATATacttttaatgaatttttctcgtATAACATCGGTGCTCACGGTAACGTGGAGTGAACTCTGTTATGACGCATATCGTTAATAACAATTCCgatgattttattcttcaCTTACTTACATGCCTGCAGGGCTCTTTTTACTAATCGACACGTTTCTCAAGtcatgaataatgaaaaattctctgCAACATGTCAAGTAAAGCCTATACTGCAGGTCTGCTGTTGCCAACCGGATGTTTCCgataattaagaatattttatcacgtgtttctttttttcctctgttCCTTACAGTCTCACATATTCCTCAATTGTTATTAAAGCATATAAAAATGTCACCTCATTTTTCCCAAAGTAAATTATAGTTCAAATTTGTCAAATCAATTCACATCTGGGGTGTAACGAAAATGCGTGGATTCGACGTATCGTAATAGACACGCGTGTGCACAATTTCCAATATCCCTATCTCGAATTCCATCGAtcataaatattcaacatttgTAATACTATTTTCGCTAGAGGCAAAGGACTGACATGTACGTTCGAAGCATGCTGCTTCGTTTCCGAATATCGACAGGCGGCGTCGGTTATGAACGATCCTCTCACTCCACTAGCTGGGTTTATCCATAAAAGCATTGTCAATCACGAACTCCAAGCGTTGAAGATAGATAGGTAAAGGGTGACGTAATTTACGGATTATCGCCCCGGCTCACTGATTTTATCGCGCGAATTTGTCCAATTTTGCTCCTACGCTTATTGTATATTCTTTCAAtgtattttacaatattacgCTTATAcccaaataaaatttatcgcgaTTTTGTGGCCAATATCTGCATCGAAAAATTCTTGATCATCAGCTCACGTGCAGCTCACGTCAGTTTCAAATCTACAATCTCGAGATACCACGATTTTCGTTGATAATACACAGGAAAGCACTTTGCGTCGAAGCGAATTAGCCTGCTACAGATAAGTTTAAACGTTTTTcagttatatttatttcgcaaCGAGTCTCTTTGACTGACACATCAGCATTAGAATTAAATTCAATATCTATTTCAGCAATTGATATCGATCGAGAGTATCTGTTGCTTCAATCAGTCGCCAAATGGATTTCGATTCGTACCGTCTCATAATGTTTCGTAaaggaatataaaaaaaaaaacatcgaaagtaaaataaaaaataccgtAAATTGTATCGACAAAATggtaaagagagaagaaatttATAACCTACTCTTGATACTCGGACTAAATATCTGTCGTTACATTTTAACTCACCCTGAGCAACTCCAGCGACGATGCAAAACAggatgaatttgaatttcatattttaatgaatatttctcctcgtattgattataattttgtcggtaaaaataaacgaacgtTGACGAATATGTAAGTTAAAACTTGTTCATTGCACAGGTTGAGAATAACACACGAGGactattgaaattttcacctcactcGAACCAACTGGCGTTGCTTTTGTGGAACTGTCGACCGCGTTTGGCAATAACTGACCATTCGTACCGGTGATGAgtttgaaaactgaaaattcgTCGGCCGTGCGCCAAGCTGATATATTAGGAGGTATAGGAAAATTTCAGGGTGAACCCCACCACCGACGCCAAAACGACTCAATTCTTCGTTATCTTTCCCCGTTGCCTCCAGATTTGACCAGATACGTTATTGCCGCTAGAGTAAAGGCCTGTCGATTGACCAATCACGGCAAAGGACGACATTTCCTTACTAATTGATTCTAATCCGCTCCGTGTTTCCTTGAAAGCAATTTTCACCCACATTGTAGTCACTGTGACGTCAACCCCGCAGGACTAAGCACCGATTCGCGGATCCCCTTTTCGCCTGACTCATTACCTCAGGTCAACAAAACTTTACGCAATTAGGCTTCTACCTGTCCCCAACGTCGCACATCCTCAGCCCTCCGTCTAAATTAGGCAACATTT
Proteins encoded in this region:
- the LOC107216839 gene encoding mucin-2 isoform X1, producing the protein MNLQLVMLLTVLGVFGELSAQSATTAESTTSLTDSTELSTSATGNGATTESDSTITTTVQGFEAPTTSTTTTTTETGTSESATTITANVQTESTESPTTTSVSETTTDFTTTETGSTVLSTTPSTSETTTETSTSESATTITGSVQTESTESPTTTSVSETTTDFTTTETGSTVLSTTPSTSETTTETGTSESATTVTGSIQTESTESPTTTSVSETTTDFTTTETGSTVLSTTPSTSETTTETSTSESATTITGSAQTESTESPTTTSVSETTTDFTTTETGSTVLSTTPSTSETTTETSTSESATTITGSAQTESTESPTTTSVSETTTDFTTTETGSTVLSTTPSTSETTTETGTSESATTITGSVQTESTESPTTTSVSETTTDFTTTETGSTVLSTTPSTSETTTETGTSESAPTITGSAQTESTESPTTTSVSETTTDFTTTETGSTVLSTTPSTSETTTETSTSESATTITGSAQTESTESPTTTSVSETTTDFTTTETGSTVLSTTPSTSETTTETGTSESATTITGSVQTESTESPTTTSVSETTTDFTTTETGSTVLSTTPSTSETTTETGTSESAPTITGSVQTESTESPTTTSVSETTTDFTTTETGSTVLSTTPSTSETTTETGTSESATTITGSIQTESTESPTTTSVSETTTDFTTTETGSTVLSTTPSTSETTTETGTSESATTITGSVQTESTESPTTTSVSETTTDFTTTETGSTVLSTTPSTSETTTETGTSESATTITGSVQTESTESPTTTSVSETTTDFTTTETGSTVSSTTPSTSETTTETGTSESATTITGSVQTESTESPTTTSVSETTTDFTTTETGSTVLSTTPSTSETTTETSTSESATTITGSVQTESTESPTTTSVSETTTDFTTTETGLTVLSTTPSTSETTTETGTSESATTITGSVQTESTESPTTTSVSETTTDFTTTETGSTVLSTTPSTSETTTETGTSESATTITGSVQTESTESPTTTSVSETTTDFTTTETGSTVSSTTPSTSETTTETGTSESATTITGSVQTESTESPTTTSVSETTTDFTTTETGSTVSSTTPSTSETTTETGTSESATTITGSVQTESTESPTTTSVSETTTDFTTTETGSTVLSTTPSTSETTTETGTSESATTITGSVQTESTESPTTTSVSETTTDFTTTETGSTVLSTTPSTSETTTETGTSESATTITGSVQTESTESPTTTSVSETTTDSTTTEVGTTILPTTVLEVETTTDSITTETYTSILSTTIAENETTTELTTTEVTSTESMTTAVEYKTTTDSTTSVTQSADTATTISAQGTTNSAAIILSDFDWVVTDSSTNETCILASMDITLTVTYTTTDGETSSGIMMIPTTATASGSCNESDQYLTLTWSETTAGSITLWFTNDGTASTVDSIEAVVYLNDTTFPSAEESAVTAEGNSGLSLFRTTLGVGKYVCSTPQTAELSSEIIATFNNVKLIAFNTDTDVSGRTEENCLVSAGVNVGVIVGGGIGAGIAIVILGVGIWYSQREVIPRSDLP
- the LOC107216839 gene encoding mucin-2 isoform X2; its protein translation is MKFKFILFCIVAGVAQELSAQSATTAESTTSLTDSTELSTSATGNGATTESDSTITTTVQGFEAPTTSTTTTTTETGTSESATTITANVQTESTESPTTTSVSETTTDFTTTETGSTVLSTTPSTSETTTETSTSESATTITGSVQTESTESPTTTSVSETTTDFTTTETGSTVLSTTPSTSETTTETGTSESATTVTGSIQTESTESPTTTSVSETTTDFTTTETGSTVLSTTPSTSETTTETSTSESATTITGSAQTESTESPTTTSVSETTTDFTTTETGSTVLSTTPSTSETTTETSTSESATTITGSAQTESTESPTTTSVSETTTDFTTTETGSTVLSTTPSTSETTTETGTSESATTITGSVQTESTESPTTTSVSETTTDFTTTETGSTVLSTTPSTSETTTETGTSESAPTITGSAQTESTESPTTTSVSETTTDFTTTETGSTVLSTTPSTSETTTETSTSESATTITGSAQTESTESPTTTSVSETTTDFTTTETGSTVLSTTPSTSETTTETGTSESATTITGSVQTESTESPTTTSVSETTTDFTTTETGSTVLSTTPSTSETTTETGTSESAPTITGSVQTESTESPTTTSVSETTTDFTTTETGSTVLSTTPSTSETTTETGTSESATTITGSIQTESTESPTTTSVSETTTDFTTTETGSTVLSTTPSTSETTTETGTSESATTITGSVQTESTESPTTTSVSETTTDFTTTETGSTVLSTTPSTSETTTETGTSESATTITGSVQTESTESPTTTSVSETTTDFTTTETGSTVSSTTPSTSETTTETGTSESATTITGSVQTESTESPTTTSVSETTTDFTTTETGSTVLSTTPSTSETTTETSTSESATTITGSVQTESTESPTTTSVSETTTDFTTTETGLTVLSTTPSTSETTTETGTSESATTITGSVQTESTESPTTTSVSETTTDFTTTETGSTVLSTTPSTSETTTETGTSESATTITGSVQTESTESPTTTSVSETTTDFTTTETGSTVSSTTPSTSETTTETGTSESATTITGSVQTESTESPTTTSVSETTTDFTTTETGSTVSSTTPSTSETTTETGTSESATTITGSVQTESTESPTTTSVSETTTDFTTTETGSTVLSTTPSTSETTTETGTSESATTITGSVQTESTESPTTTSVSETTTDFTTTETGSTVLSTTPSTSETTTETGTSESATTITGSVQTESTESPTTTSVSETTTDSTTTEVGTTILPTTVLEVETTTDSITTETYTSILSTTIAENETTTELTTTEVTSTESMTTAVEYKTTTDSTTSVTQSADTATTISAQGTTNSAAIILSDFDWVVTDSSTNETCILASMDITLTVTYTTTDGETSSGIMMIPTTATASGSCNESDQYLTLTWSETTAGSITLWFTNDGTASTVDSIEAVVYLNDTTFPSAEESAVTAEGNSGLSLFRTTLGVGKYVCSTPQTAELSSEIIATFNNVKLIAFNTDTDVSGRTEENCLVSAGVNVGVIVGGGIGAGIAIVILGVGIWYSQREVIPRSDLP